The segment TCTTCTAATTCGTCATTAGGTGTATGAGGATCTTTTTCTTCATTTGTTTCTTCATCAATTGCACCTGAGTGTAAGTCTTCATCTTCAAAAACTTCTCCACCATGGGCTTTAATTAATTCTCTAACTCTTGCTCCTGAAATAACTTCAACATCAAGAAGCTCAGCTGTCATCTCTTCAATTGCATCTCTATTATCTTCTAAAGATTTTAATACAGCTTCATATCTCTCATTTAAAATATTTATAATAAACTCATCAAGTTTTTTTGCCATATCATCAGAAAAATCTTTATGTGATTGTCCACCTAAGAATTGATTAGTTCTTTTTTCTAAAACCATAAGACCTGCAATATCACTCATTCCATATACAGAAGCCATAGATTTAATAATATCAGTTGCTCTTTCTAGGTCATTTCCTGCACCTGTACTTATTTCACCAATAAACACTTGTTCTGCGGCTCGACCCCCAAGTAATACATCAACTTCCGCTATAAGTTCATGTTTTTGCATTAAATATTTATTTTCTTCTGGAGTATTTAATGTATATCCTAATGCGGCAAGACCTCTTGGAACAATTGATACTTTATTAACTTTTTTAGCACCTTTTGTAATTTCTGCAATTACAGCGTGTCCAGATTCATGGTATGCAACAATCTTTCTCTCTTTTGGAGAGATTCTTCTTGATTTCTTTTCAAGTCCTGCAATTTGTCTTTCAACTGCTTCTTTAAAATCAGAAGCTGTTACTTCATCTTTATTATGTCTACCAGCTAATAATGCTGCTTCATTAACAATGTTTGCTAAATCTGCTCCTGCAAGTCCTGCAGTCATTTTTGCAACTTCAATTAAATCAACATCTTTACCTAATTTAACTTTTTTAATATGAACTTGTAAAATCTCTTTTCTACCTTCAAAATCAGGCTTATCAACTAAAACTTGTCTATCAAATCTACCAGGTCTTAATAATGCTGGGTCAAGAACTTCTGGTCTATTTGTTGCAGCTAAAACAATAACAGGTGCAGCTTCTGTTGAGAAACCATCCATTTCAGCAAGTAACTGATTTAAAGTTTGTTCCCTTTCATCATTTCCACCCATTGGTCCACCACTTGCTCTACTTTTACCAATAGCATCAATTTCATCAATGAAGATAATTGCAGGTGCAACTTTTTTTGCTTGTTCAAATAAATCTCTAACTCTTGATGCTCCAACACCCACAAACATCTCAATAAATGCAGAACCAGATACAGATAAGAATTCAACATCTGCTTCCCCTGCTACTGCTTTTGCAAGTAAAGTTTTACCAGTACCTGGAGGTCCTACTAAAAGAACACCTTTTGGAATTTGTGCTCCAAGTTTAATATATCTTTCTGGGTCAGAAAGGAAATCAACAACCTCTTGAACCTCTTCTTTTGCTTCTACGTTTCCTGCCATATCATCAAATTTTACATTTGGTTTTTCAGAATTAATCATTTTTTTAGAGCTTCCAATTCCAAGGATTCCCCCTGAACCTCCACCCATTGATTTTGACATTCTTTTTGCTAAGAACATCCAAATTGCAAAGAAAATAAAAATTGGTAATACCCATCCAAAAAGAATATCTGCTATTAAATTTTCTTCATTAATTCCACCATACGCAATACCTTTTTGCTCTAAACTTGGAATTAAAGTTTCATCAGGAACAACTCTTCTTGCTGTATAAGTTGTAACTTTTCCACCAGAAGGTTTACTAACAGCTTTAATTTGTGTGTTACCAATACCAACATACTCAATTTGACCATTTTCAATCAATTTCTTTAAATCTGAATATGGAACAGTTTTTTTAGCAGCTTGTCCAAATGCAGACGAACTTGTTTGTGTACCCATAGGGCTTGAACTTCCCTCTGGGAAAATTGCTTTAAACACAAAAATTGTAACTATAGAAAAAATTACAAATACTAAAAGTGGATTATTATTGAAAAAATTATTGTTATTATCTCCACTATTTTTGTTATTTCTGTCTTTCATTAAATATAACTCCCTTTATTTTTTAAATACAACAGTAACCCATTCATTTTTTTGAATAAGTTCTAATTGTTCTAAGTCTTGAAATTTCCTTAAAACCTTATCAATATGTTTATCCAATATCCCTGATACAATTAAAATACCATCTTCATTTAAGCATTTCTTTAAATCATTTGATATAAAAACTAAAACATCTGCAACTATGTTTGCAATAACTACATCATATTTTTTTGTTGCATTGTTTGCACTACCTAACCAAGAATTATCAAAAGTCTCATTATT is part of the Arcobacter arenosus genome and harbors:
- the ftsH gene encoding ATP-dependent zinc metalloprotease FtsH — translated: MKDRNNKNSGDNNNNFFNNNPLLVFVIFSIVTIFVFKAIFPEGSSSPMGTQTSSSAFGQAAKKTVPYSDLKKLIENGQIEYVGIGNTQIKAVSKPSGGKVTTYTARRVVPDETLIPSLEQKGIAYGGINEENLIADILFGWVLPIFIFFAIWMFLAKRMSKSMGGGSGGILGIGSSKKMINSEKPNVKFDDMAGNVEAKEEVQEVVDFLSDPERYIKLGAQIPKGVLLVGPPGTGKTLLAKAVAGEADVEFLSVSGSAFIEMFVGVGASRVRDLFEQAKKVAPAIIFIDEIDAIGKSRASGGPMGGNDEREQTLNQLLAEMDGFSTEAAPVIVLAATNRPEVLDPALLRPGRFDRQVLVDKPDFEGRKEILQVHIKKVKLGKDVDLIEVAKMTAGLAGADLANIVNEAALLAGRHNKDEVTASDFKEAVERQIAGLEKKSRRISPKERKIVAYHESGHAVIAEITKGAKKVNKVSIVPRGLAALGYTLNTPEENKYLMQKHELIAEVDVLLGGRAAEQVFIGEISTGAGNDLERATDIIKSMASVYGMSDIAGLMVLEKRTNQFLGGQSHKDFSDDMAKKLDEFIINILNERYEAVLKSLEDNRDAIEEMTAELLDVEVISGARVRELIKAHGGEVFEDEDLHSGAIDEETNEEKDPHTPNDELEEKNLDTTENDEENVETSEDVSENNEGKKE